Sequence from the Clostridiales bacterium genome:
CGAAAAAATATGATTGAAACCGAAAAGGGAATGATTCGGCAAAAACGAGGAATTTATCATCTCAGGGTTTGTAAGTATGATATTGGCGTTCTTCCTTATCCTCGCCCTTTCGTTTGGAGTAGTATCCCCATCATAAATACCCGCCATAATCCTCTTTTTCCCGAAATAATCAAGGACAGGCACCATATTTCTGAACTGGTCATGAGCCAAAGCTTTTGTCGGATAAACAAATATAGCCCTCAATGTCGGATCATCGAGTATTCTTTGTATGACAGGCAGCATGAATCCCAGCGTCTTGCCGCTCGCAGTCGATGTAGTTATAATAACATTGTTTCCTGCCATGACCTTATCGAACATTTCTGTTTGGTGGCAGTAAAGTTTATTTATGCCGCACCCCTTCAAAAACTCAATAATTTCTTTATTTAAACCCGGAGGAAAATCCGAAAAAACAGGAGGCCTTGCATCTATCGTTTTGGTGGCTATTATTCTGTTTTTAAATCTTTTTAATTCTAAATCAGGCATGTTAACCTCCAAAAATATGGGTTGCACCCAAATATAAATATGCACCCGAAAATATGTTCTCTTGATAAATACATTCTAACAGAAAAAACGCTTTTTTTTAATACTCCATGTGGAATAAATCCATGGTTATTTTGTTTAAATCCGGCGGAAGCTTTGAATATATTTCTTTTCCGCTTAAATAATCGAGATTTCCGCATCCTCTTTCTATTGCAATCTTGTATGCATATAAAAACTGGCTGTGCAAGCCATAATTTTTTTTAAAATAATCATTTGAAGTTTCATCTCCATATTTTATATCGCCGATTATAGGATGCCCTATCTCTTTCAGCTGCGCCCTTATCTGGTGGCTCCTCCCAGTTATCAAGCCTATTTGCGCCAAAGTAAATTTATCGCCTGTTTTTATGGTTTTTATATACGTATGTATATATTTACCGCCTTTTTCCTTCTTTGGCGATACATCGACCATGTTGCTTTTTTCGTCCTTTAAAAGGTATGCTTCAATATCCTGTTCACCCTTTAAAATTCCCTTGACAATGCATAAATAATATTTATTTATATATCTTTCTCTTATCATCATATTTAAATTCTGCAGCGATAAATAATTTTTTGCAAACAGAACTATACCTCCGGTGTTTATATCAAGTCTGTTTACAGCGGCAGGTCTGAATGTGATTTCATTTTCCGGGGAATATTCATTTTTCCCGTATAAATAGTATAAAACCTGGTCGGTCAGCGTATTATCTTTATGATTTTTATCTGGATGAGTTATAAGCCCGGCGGGTTTATCGACTGCCATAATATTGCCGTCTTCATAAAGCACGGTAAAATCCATGCCGGATTTTCTTATTCCATCGCTTGCATCCATTTTGCCTTCAAAGAAAAGTTCCACCATGTCCCCTTCATTCAGCCTGTAATTCGACGGTTTCCCTTTCCCATTTACCTTTACTCTTTTCTTCCTTATTATTT
This genomic interval carries:
- a CDS encoding RluA family pseudouridine synthase — protein: MEKIIITANEANQRLDRFLRKYLKNVPLSGIYEIIRKKRVKVNGKGKPSNYRLNEGDMVELFFEGKMDASDGIRKSGMDFTVLYEDGNIMAVDKPAGLITHPDKNHKDNTLTDQVLYYLYGKNEYSPENEITFRPAAVNRLDINTGGIVLFAKNYLSLQNLNMMIRERYINKYYLCIVKGILKGEQDIEAYLLKDEKSNMVDVSPKKEKGGKYIHTYIKTIKTGDKFTLAQIGLITGRSHQIRAQLKEIGHPIIGDIKYGDETSNDYFKKNYGLHSQFLYAYKIAIERGCGNLDYLSGKEIYSKLPPDLNKITMDLFHMEY